The Cylindrospermopsis curvispora GIHE-G1 genome contains a region encoding:
- the urtA gene encoding urea ABC transporter substrate-binding protein produces MTTQFNRRKFLIYGSAALGSSVLLKACANNTQTSTPADSPAGGNTIKVGILHSLSGTMAISEKSVVDAENLAIKEINAQGGVLGKQIEAITEDGASNWDTFREKATKLIEQDKVAVVFGCWTSASRKNVKPVFEDKDHMLWYPVQYEGQECSKNIFYTGAAPNQQIEPSVDWLLKNKGKEFFLVGSDYVFPRTANTIIKAQLEALGGKTVGEDYLPLGNVEVTPIIAKIKQALPNGGVIYNTLNGDSNVAFFKQLKGAGLTPDKYPSMSVSIAEEEVKAIGVEYLKGHYAAWNYFQTVDTPANKKFVEAFKKEYGADRVLNDPMEAAYIAVYLWKQAVEKAGSTDLAKVRQAAYGQTIDAPEGKVTMNGNHHISKIVRIGEVRDDGLFKIIYATPAPVEPIPWNQYVKETKGFACDWSDPAKGGKYKQS; encoded by the coding sequence ATGACTACACAATTTAACCGGAGAAAATTCCTCATCTACGGTTCTGCTGCTCTTGGTAGCTCCGTATTGCTTAAAGCTTGTGCTAATAATACACAAACAAGTACACCCGCTGATTCCCCCGCAGGTGGTAACACCATCAAGGTAGGGATTTTACACTCTCTAAGTGGTACAATGGCCATCAGTGAAAAAAGTGTGGTAGATGCGGAAAACCTAGCGATTAAGGAAATTAATGCTCAGGGGGGAGTATTAGGTAAACAGATTGAAGCTATTACGGAAGATGGCGCTTCTAACTGGGATACTTTCAGGGAAAAAGCTACCAAACTAATTGAACAAGATAAGGTAGCTGTAGTGTTTGGATGTTGGACCTCTGCTAGTCGTAAAAATGTCAAGCCAGTGTTTGAAGACAAAGATCACATGCTGTGGTATCCCGTGCAGTATGAGGGTCAGGAATGTTCCAAAAACATTTTTTATACTGGAGCAGCTCCCAATCAACAGATCGAACCTTCTGTGGACTGGTTGCTGAAAAACAAGGGTAAGGAATTCTTTCTAGTTGGATCAGACTACGTTTTTCCCCGTACTGCTAACACAATAATTAAAGCTCAATTAGAAGCGCTTGGTGGTAAAACAGTTGGTGAAGATTATTTACCCCTGGGTAATGTGGAAGTTACTCCTATCATTGCCAAAATCAAACAGGCACTACCCAATGGTGGAGTAATTTATAATACCTTAAATGGGGATAGTAATGTGGCATTCTTTAAACAACTAAAAGGTGCGGGTTTGACCCCAGATAAGTATCCATCTATGTCCGTGAGTATTGCGGAAGAAGAGGTTAAGGCCATTGGAGTGGAATACTTAAAAGGACATTATGCAGCTTGGAATTACTTCCAAACTGTAGATACACCAGCCAACAAAAAGTTTGTAGAGGCTTTCAAGAAGGAATATGGTGCAGATAGGGTACTTAACGATCCTATGGAAGCTGCTTACATTGCTGTCTATCTTTGGAAACAGGCGGTAGAAAAAGCTGGAAGTACGGATTTAGCCAAAGTTCGCCAAGCTGCTTATGGTCAAACCATAGATGCACCCGAAGGTAAAGTGACCATGAATGGTAACCATCACATATCTAAGATTGTGCGTATTGGTGAAGTCAGAGATGATGGCTTGTTTAAGATTATTTATGCTACTCCTGCACCGGTAGAACCTATTCCCTGGAATCAATATGTGAAAGAGACCAAGGGATTTGCCTGCGATTGGTCAGATCCTGCCAAAGGTGGCAAGTACAAGCAAAGCTAG
- a CDS encoding DUF2267 domain-containing protein, translated as MTITGLDTFDATLHKTIPWINDLAKELGWENKHQVFQGLRATLHALRDRLTVEEAAHLGAQLPILLGGFYYENWRPGAKLPKDRTKDAFLQHIRDYFRNVNADIDPEVLVRAVFKIIAQRISRGEIEDVVRILPPCLRELWPEAVRT; from the coding sequence ATGACTATAACTGGATTAGATACCTTTGATGCAACTTTACACAAAACAATTCCTTGGATTAATGATTTAGCAAAAGAGTTGGGTTGGGAAAATAAACACCAAGTTTTTCAAGGTTTACGAGCTACTTTACATGCTCTGCGCGATCGCCTGACAGTGGAGGAAGCTGCTCATTTGGGGGCCCAATTACCTATTCTTTTAGGTGGATTTTATTATGAAAATTGGCGACCTGGTGCAAAATTACCCAAGGATAGAACTAAGGATGCTTTTCTCCAGCACATTCGTGACTATTTCCGCAATGTTAATGCTGACATTGACCCAGAAGTTTTGGTGCGTGCTGTTTTTAAAATTATTGCCCAAAGGATCTCCCGTGGGGAAATTGAAGATGTGGTAAGAATACTACCCCCTTGCTTGCGAGAACTTTGGCCAGAAGCGGTACGAACTTAA